In Rhea pennata isolate bPtePen1 chromosome 22, bPtePen1.pri, whole genome shotgun sequence, a single genomic region encodes these proteins:
- the SCNN1D gene encoding amiloride-sensitive sodium channel subunit delta, whose protein sequence is MEQEMARDEEEKKEGLIEFYDSFKDMFEFFCKNTTIHGTIRLVCSDSNRMKTAFWTLLLLASFGMLYWQFGLMFSQYWAYPVVLTMSMHSEPKMFPAITICNLDPYRFELVSEHLVQLDQMAEESIAFLYGISTSASLFHMNEKNIQVKDLSSAGNFSRPNFKLSQDFSLLRISDHINKSGKKYSKVGFRLCNATGGNCFYKTYLSGMDAVLEWYRFHYMNIMSQMPVIINISDHEEQIEDMVYSCQYDGEPCRPSDYVHFHHPVFGSCYTFNSKGTDSFWTATKPGIPYGLSLILRAEQKDHIPLLSTVAGVKVMIHNHNQTPFLEHEGFDIRPGIATTIGIRQDEVNRLGGNYGKCTTNGNDVNVKLLYNNSYTLQACLHSCFQHIMVRKCGCGYYYYPLPPSAEYCNYNKHPAWGHCFYQLYNRLRNHHLNCFDQCPKPCRESLYKVSAGTAKWPSVKSQDWIRQALRHQNGYNSTSNRKDIAKVTIFYQQLNYKSVNESPLLSENLLLSSMGSQWSLWFGSSVLSVVEMFELLIDILVLSLLFCYQRFRSKKMLKVAHTPAIPSVSLTLENYRAVQEEVGKGSSSAQTHLPVVTIAMDNSDLHLHLISRKMEMPALCPDTVLK, encoded by the exons ATGGAGCAGGAAATGGCAAGagatgaagaagagaaaaaagaaggttTGATTGAGTTTTATGACTCCTTCAAGGATATGTTTGAATTCTTCTGTAAAAACACAACAATCCATGGCACTATCCGCCTGGTATGCTCAGACAGCAATAggatgaaaacagctttttggaCTCTGCTTTTACTTGCCAGCTTTGGCATGTTATACTGGCAATTTGGACTTATGTTCAGCCAGTACTGGGCCTACCCCGTTGTCCTAACCATGTCGATGCACTCAGAGCCCAAGATGTTTCCAGCAATAACTATCTGCAACCTGGACCCATACAG ATTTGAACTGGTCAGTGAACATTTGGTTCAATTGGATCAAATGGCAGAGGAATCTATCGCTTTTTTATATGGCATCAGCACATCAGCCAGCTTATTCCACATGAATGAGAAAAACATCCAAGTAAAAGATTTGTCAAGCGCAGGCAATTTCAGCAGGCCCAACTTCAAACTGAGCCAAGATTTCTCACTCTTGAGAATATCTGACCACATTAATaaatcaggaaagaaatattccaaAGTGGGCTTCAGACTG tGCAATGCCACAGGTGGGAATTGCTTCTACAAGACCTACTTATCTGGGATGGATGCAGTTCTTGAATGGTACAGGTTTCACTACATGAATATCATGTCCCAGATGCCAGTTATAATCAACATTTCTGATCATGAGGAGCAGATAGAAGATATGGTCTATTCCTGTCAGTATGATGGGGAGCCCTGTAGGCCCAG TGACTATGTTCACTTTCACCACCCTGTCTTTGGAAGCTGCTATACTTTTAACAGCAAGGGGACAGACTCCTTTTGGACAGCAACAAAACCAGGAATTCCTTACG GACTTTCCCTTAtcctgagagcagagcagaaggatCACATCCCACTCTTGTCTACAGTGGCAGGTGTGAAAGTGATGATACACAACCACAACCAGACGCCATTCCTTGAGCATGAAGGCTTTGACATCAGACCAGGCATTGCAACTACAATAGGCATTCGGCAG GATGAGGTGAATCGTCTGGGTGGCAATTATGGGAAATGCACAACTAACGGCAATGATGTGAATGTTAAACTTTTGTACAACAACTCCTACACCCTGCAG gcttGTTTGCATTCCTGCTTTCAGCACATAATGGTTAGAAAATGTGGCTGTGGTTATTATTACTACCCGCTGCCTCCCAGTGCTGAATACTGTAACTACAACAAGCATCCTGCATGGG GTCACTGCTTTTACCAGCTGTACAACAGGCTGAGGAATCATCACCTCAATTGTTTTGATCAATGTCCCAAGCCGTGTCG GGAATCACTGTACAAAGTGTCTGCTGGGACAGCTAAATGGCCATCAGTGAAGTCTCAG GACTGGATCCGACAAGCACTAAGGCATCAGAATGGATATAACTCCACCAGCAACAG GAAGGATATTGCCAAGGTGACCATCTTCTACCAACAACTGAACTACAAGTCTGTGAATGAGTCTCCCTTACTCTCA GAGAATTTGCTTCTGTCCAGCATGGGAAGCCAATGGAGTCTCTGGTTCGGATCCTCAGTGCTGTCTGTGGTTGAAATGTTTGAGCTGCTTATAGATATACTAGTCTTGTCTCTCCTCTTCTGCTACCAAAGGTTCAGGTCAAAGAAGATGTTAAAAGTAGCTCACACTCCTGCCATCCCCAGCGTGAGCTTGACACTAGAAAATTACCGAGCTGTGCAGGAGGAGGTTGGGAAAGGCTCCAGTTCTGCTCAGACTCACCTTCCTGTAGTGACCATTGCCATGGACAACAGTGACCTCCATCTGCACCTGATCTCCAGAAAGATGGAAATGCCAGCACTTTGCCCAGATACGGTGCTTAAATGA